From the Saccharomyces paradoxus chromosome XIV, complete sequence genome, one window contains:
- the MLS1 gene encoding malate synthase MLS1 (Malate synthase, enzyme of the glyoxylate cycle~similar to YNL117W), translated as MVKVSLDNVKLLVDVDKEPFFKPSSTTVGDILTKDALEFIVLLHRTFNNKRKQLLENRQVVQKKLDSGSYHLDFLPETANIRNDPTWQGPILAPGLINRSTEITGPPLRNMLINALNAPVKTYMTDFEDSASPTWNNMVYGQVNLYDAIRNQINFDTPRKSYKLNGNVADLPTIIVRPRGWHMVEKHLYVDDEPISASIFDFGLYFYHNAKELIRLGKGPYFYLPKMEHHLEAKLWNDIFCVAQDYIGIPRGTIRATVLIETLPAAFQMEEIVYQLRQHSSGLNCGRWDYIFSTIKRLRNDPNHILPNRDQVTMTSPFMDAYVKRLINTCHRRGVHAMGGMAAQIPIKDDPVANEKAMTKVRNDKIRELTNGHDGSWVAHPALAPICNEVFINMGTPNQIYFIPENVVTAANLLETKIPNGEITTEGIVQNLDIGLQYMEAWLRGSGCVPINNLMEDAATAEVSRCQLYQWVKHGVTLKDTGEKVTPELTEKILKEQVEKLSKASPLGDKNKFALAAKYFLPEIRGEKFSEFLTTLLYDEIVTTKATATDLSKL; from the coding sequence atggTTAAGGTTAGTTTGGATAACGTCAAATTACTGGTCGATGTTGATAAGGAGCCCTTCTTTAAGCCATCCAGTACTACAGTGGGTGATATTCTGACTAAAGATGCTCTAGAGtttattgttcttttgCACAGAACtttcaacaacaaaagaaagcagCTGTTGGAAAACAGACAAGTTGTtcagaagaaattggaCTCGGGCTCCTATCACCTGGATTTCCTGCCTGAAACAGCAAACATTAGAAACGATCCCACTTGGCAAGGCCCAATTTTGGCTCCGGGGTTAATTAATAGGTCTACGGAAATCACAGGGCCTCCATTGAGAAATATGTTGATCAACGCTCTAAATGCTCCAGTGAAAACTTATATGactgattttgaagattctGCTTCTCCTACCTGGAACAACATGGTTTACGGTCAAGTCAATCTCTACGATGCCATTAGAAACCAAATCAATTTTGACACACCAAGAAAATCCTACAAATTGAATGGGAATGTGGCTGACTTGCCTACTATTATCGTGAGACCCCGTGGGTGGCACATGGTGGAGAAGCACCTTTATGTAGATGACGAACCAATTAGCGCCTCTatctttgattttggtTTGTATTTCTACCATAATGCCAAAGAATTAATCAGATTGGGTAAAGGTCCTTACTTTTACTTACCAAAGATGGAGCACCATTTGGAAGCCAAACTATGGAATGACATATTTTGTGTAGCTCAAGATTATATCGGGATTCCAAGAGGCACAATCAGAGCCACCGTGTTGATTGAAACTTTGCCTGCTGCTTTCCAAATGGAAGAGATTGTTTATCAACTTAGACAACATTCTAGTGGGTTGAATTGTGGGCGTTGGGACTACATTTTCTCCACAATCAAGAGATTGAGAAACGACCCTAATCACATTTTGCCCAATAGAGATCAAGTAACGATGACCTCCCCTTTCATGGATGCATACGTGAAAAGATTAATCAATACTTGTCATCGGAGGGGTGTTCATGCCATGGGCGGTATGGCTGCACAAATCCCTATCAAGGACGATCCGGTAGCCAATGAAAAGGCCATGACTAAAGTCCGTAATGATAAGATTAGAGAGCTGACAAATGGCCATGATGGGTCGTGGGTTGCACACCCAGCACTGGCTCCTATTTGTAATGAAGTTTTCATTAATATGGGAACCCCAAATCAAATTTACTTTATTCCTGAAAACGTTGTTACAGCTGCGAATCTTTTAGAAACCAAGATTCCAAATGGTGAGATTACTACTGAGGGCATTGTACAAAATTTGGACATCGGGTTGCAATACATGGAAGCTTGGCTAAGAGGCTCTGGTTGCGTGCCCATTAACAATTTAATGGAAGACGCCGCCACTGCAGAAGTATCCCGTTGTCAATTATATCAATGGGTGAAACACGGCGTTACTCTAAAGGACACGGGAGAAAAAGTCACACCTGAATTAACcgaaaaaatcttgaaagagcaggttgaaaaattatccAAGGCAAGTCCATTGGGTGATAAGAACAAATTCGCGCTGGCCGCCAAGTATTTTTTGCCAGAAATCAGAGGCGAGAAATTCAGTGAATTTCTGACTACATTGTTGTACGATGAAATTGTGACCACCAAGGCCACAGCTACCGATTTGAGCAAGTTGTGA
- the DMA2 gene encoding ubiquitin-conjugating protein DMA2 (Ubiquitin-protein ligase (E3)~similar to YNL116W) gives MYTPIPANTPAPTAPTSSMTSNSSSASNANTTSSSSMNTRNRASGSSTNERARPSSGISSFLNTFGIRQNNQAASSSAAPDQRLFGTTPSNSHMSVAMESSDMAPPQQEPRLHHPIQMPPSAQFHVHRNYQLPISISLTAPTLTDQHQHQHHQQQSSQNFEGSNIGNFQEPVSQRQPNNTNNTTTSIISMTPAATTRNNTGFIAAGTEGSTAVITNSQEMYKNLRHLIYAANQPNGTEILHLDLPATSAEDSSNVTNVDEVTLKQRKDKHGLFSIRLTPFIDSSSTTNQGLFFEPIIRKAGPGSQLVIGRYTERVRDAISKIPEQYHPVVFKSKVVSRTHGCFKVDSQGNWYIKDVKSSSGTFLNHQRLSPASSLSKDTLLHDGDILQLGMDFRGGTEEIYRCVRMRIELNRSWKLKANSFNKEALQRLQNLQKLTTGVEEEDCSICLCKIKPCQAIFISPCAHSWHFRCVRRLVMLSYPQFVCPNCRSSCDLEASFESSDDEDESDVESEGDQLVDQLSVLMETSKDVDNHP, from the coding sequence ATGTACACACCTATCCCTGCTAATACCCCTGCTCCCACTGCTCCAACTTCATCGATGACGTCCAACTCTTCATCCGCATCGAATGCCAACACCACTAGCAGTAGCAGCATGAACACAAGGAATAGAGCCAGTGGTAGTTCAACCAATGAACGGGCTCGTCCGTCTTCAGGTATAAGTTCGTTTTTGAATACCTTCGGAATTAGACAAAATAATCAGGCagcctcttcttctgcGGCTCCCGATCAGCGTTTGTTTGGCACTACTCCATCCAACTCCCACATGAGTGTAGCCATGGAAAGTAGTGATATGGCTCCACCACAGCAGGAACCGCGTCTACATCATCCTATACAAATGCCTCCATCGGCCCAGTTTCACGTTCATCGCAACTATCAACTCCCCATCTCCATATCTCTTACTGCCCCCACACTCACAGACCAACATCAGCATCAACACCATCAACAACAATCTTCGCAAAATTTCGAGGGCAGTAACATTGGCAACTTTCAAGAGCCCGTGAGTCAGCGGCAGCCCAACAATACTAACAATACCACAACCTCAATTATTTCTATGACACCAGCGGCTACAACGAGAAATAATACAGGATTCATAGCCGCTGGTACAGAGGGATCTACTGCCGTTATTACCAATAGTCAGGAAATGTATAAGAATTTGCGTCACTTGATATATGCTGCGAACCAGCCAAATGGAACCGAAATTTTGCATTTAGATTTACCTGCAACAAGTGCAGAGGACTCGAGCAATGTGACCAATGTAGACGAGGTTACTTTGAAGCAAAGAAAGGACAAACATGGTCTTTTTAGTATAAGACTAACCCCATTTATTGATAGCTCATCCACCACAAACCAAGGTTTATTCTTTGAACCGATTATAAGAAAGGCTGGCCCTGGATCTCAATTGGTTATTGGCCGCTATACTGAGCGTGTTCGCGATGCAATTTCTAAGATACCTGAACAATACCATCCGGTGGTATTTAAATCCAAAGTTGTGTCAAGAACACACGGTTGTTTTAAGGTGGACTCACAAGGTAACTGGTATATAAAGGATGTGAAATCCTCGAGTGGGACTTTTTTAAACCATCAAAGGCTCTCCCCCGCTTCGtctttatcaaaagatACCCTTCTTCATGATGGTGATATTTTACAGTTGGGAATGGATTTTAGAGGTGGTACGGAAGAAATTTATCGTTGTGTAAGGATGAGGATTGAGCTAAATAGGTCATGGAAGTTAAAGGCAAATTCGTTCAACAAGGAAGCTTTACAACGCTTGCAGAACTTACAGAAATTAACTACAGGTGTTGAGGAAGAAGATTGTTCGATTTGCCTGTGCAAGATCAAACCGTGCCAAGCAATTTTCATATCGCCATGCGCACATAGTTGGCACTTCCGTTGTGTGAGAAGATTGGTCATGCTCTCATACCCGCAATTTGTTTGCCCTAATTGTAGATCAAGTTGTGACTTGGAGGCTTCCTTTGAAAGtagtgatgatgaagatgaaagtgATGTAGAAAGTGAAGGTGACCAACTGGTAGATCAACTTAGCGTACTAATGGAAACTTCAAAGGATGTTGATAACCATCCTTAA
- a CDS encoding uncharacterized protein (similar to YNL115C) — protein MNANSLDSDPARTPKQRTDIDNEHPEAQPLLNNNHRTLGGGSANDPTLNESRDIESDGFIKDSLFQIRKGYRIFIHNSKWILNILILVNTIWLVTTLISDFFFNINILFGFSNRYASFNDLTLIFISIIANSFNLWFNKLGLYSALDYSLNVTLCVLTLFNLALTYLIKYTRQRIGFVGTFTYLWTSFSFFIGAILDWYLLFYNNSINEPLEERRIDDATTTTFNDNHTNSAENRDRGQYGSSSPAPTHRSQLVQNKHTLTEWVSIGFRNTIKFFILIFFALFTLNTLLTTLDTYRLTHKLPITVQSPSYEAFHYVDAAKTYQLHITCYGDVFDQENNTDSVGKDKKKQPIILFEHGGYDTGYLSATWIEELYHLDKIQRYCLYDRPGYGLSDSPPAPISIAMVAESLRYALIKDAKIKGPFTTVGYDLGGLFTRVFTAKNVDIVDSMMLVESWHEELLLKNYIQRLLPPGRGDGDDGDGDDGDDRDGRNHDKTWLPSEIERHNEFRLWWKGIWSSLGWRLQTSWLLAHHGSKERIYGRDMKYQGRFLRSKFLESVTSSILSYRDVTNNAESLQNVKTSIVSSKEMVKKSALWGDWQRDLTKISHKTQEWKIVDGGHEIYKYGLGKQQTQEVLLRLIGELGKLTQD, from the coding sequence GAGAGTCGTGATATTGAATCCGACGGGTTCATCAAAGATAgtttatttcaaattcgCAAGGGTTATAGAATCTTTATTCATAATTCCAAATGGATTTTGAACATCCTAATCCTAGTTAACACTATTTGGCTGGTCACCACGTTGATTTCggatttctttttcaatattaatattcttttcgGGTTCAGTAATAGGTATGCAAGTTTCAACGACTTGACTTTGATTTTCATATCGATCATTGCTAATTCTTTTAATCTCTGGTTTAACAAGCTGGGACTGTACTCAGCTTTAGATTACAGCTTGAATGTGACTCTTTGTGTTTTGACGCTGTTCAATCTGGCATTGACTTATCTAATTAAGTATACCAGACAAAGAATTGGATTCGTGGGCACGTTTACATATTTGTGGACttcgttttcattttttattggagCGATATTAGATTGGTATCTCTTATTTTACAACAATTCAATAAATGAGCCATTAGAAGAACGCAGAATTGATGATGCTACTACTACCACCTTCAACGACAACCATACAAATAGTGCCGAAAACAGGGACAGAGGCCAATATGGATCGAGTTCACCAGCCCCCACCCACCGCTCGCAACTGGTTCAGAACAAGCATACTTTGACAGAATGGGTGTCCATTGGGTTCAGAAATACTATtaagtttttcattttgatcTTCTTCGCTTTATTCACTCTGAATACACTTCTGACGACATTAGACACCTACAGATTGACTCATAAATTACCAATAACTGTTCAGTCGCCCTCGTATGAGGCATTCCATTACGTCGATGCTGCTAAGACCTATCAATTACATATAACTTGCTATGGTGATGTATTtgatcaagaaaacaatacaGATTCGGTTGGTaaagacaagaagaagcaacCTATCATCTTATTTGAACATGGAGGTTATGATACTGGTTATCTCTCAGCCACTTGGATTGAAGAGCTATACCACTTAGACAAAATACAAAGATATTGTCTATACGACAGACCAGGGTACGGATTAAGCGATTCTCCTCCTGCTCCGATCTCTATCGCGATGGTAGCCGAATCTTTAAGGTACGCATTGATCAAAGATGCAAAAATCAAGGGTCCCTTCACTACAGTCGGATATGATCTTGGCGGGTTATTTACTAGAGTATTCACTGCCAAGAACGTTGATATTGTGGACAGTATGATGCTTGTCGAATCGTGGCATGAAGAACTGTTGTTAAAGAACTATATTCAAAGGCTGCTACCTCCAGGCCGCGGCGATGGCGATGATGGCGATGGTGACGATGGTGATGATCGTGATGGTCGCAACCATGATAAGACTTGGTTGCCTTCGGAGATAGAAAGGCATAACGAATTCAGACTATGGTGGAAAGGCATTTGGTCGAGTTTAGGATGGAGATTACAGACTTCGTGGTTACTAGCTCATCATGGCTCTAAAGAGCGTATATATGGGCGTGATATGAAATATCAGGGACGTTTCTTGCGTTCTAAGTTTTTGGAAAGTGTCACAAGTTCAATTTTAAGTTACAGAGACGTGACAAACAATGCAGAGTCTTTACAAAATGTCAAGACAAGCATTGTTAGCTCTAAGGAAATGGTGAAGAAATCGGCATTATGGGGTGACTGGCAGAGAGATTTGACAAAGATTTCTCACAAGACACAAGAATGGAAAATAGTTGATGGTGGACATGAAATATATAAGTATGGTCTAGGCAAACAGCAAACCCAAGAAGTCCTATTAAGATTAATTGGAGAGCTTGGAAAACTGACGCAGGACTAG